From Alphaproteobacteria bacterium, the proteins below share one genomic window:
- a CDS encoding ABC transporter permease: MRYLGRKLLRLVFVVAAVTTLTFLLVALLPGDIAYLIVGDTASPAEVEAVRQQLGLDRPILVRYGDWLAALAQGDLGISLRTSEPVGEAILGRLPVTIELMVLAQVIAVALAVPLGVLCAYRQNRWIDNAVTLAGFAMISIPPFVMALVLIFTVALRLGWLPATGYVPLSESLWGNLRTFALPALSIALIEWVTLMRLLRNDMIMTLQEDFIAMARAKGLPAWRILLRHALRPSSFSLITILGLQIGALIGGTLIIESIFALPGIGRLLLTGIFSRDYVVVQGCILFIAVAYVVINFLVDLTYSFLDPRIRVGGRDG, from the coding sequence ATGCGCTATCTGGGCCGCAAGCTGCTCAGGCTGGTCTTTGTCGTCGCCGCGGTGACGACATTGACCTTCCTGCTCGTGGCCCTGCTGCCGGGCGACATCGCCTATCTGATCGTCGGCGACACGGCGAGCCCGGCCGAGGTCGAGGCGGTGCGCCAGCAGCTCGGCCTCGATCGGCCGATCCTGGTGCGCTACGGCGACTGGCTGGCGGCGCTGGCGCAGGGCGACCTCGGCATCTCGCTGCGTACCTCGGAACCGGTCGGCGAGGCGATCCTCGGTCGCCTGCCGGTGACCATCGAGCTGATGGTGCTGGCGCAGGTGATCGCCGTGGCGCTGGCGGTGCCGCTCGGCGTGCTGTGCGCCTACCGGCAGAACCGCTGGATCGACAACGCCGTCACCCTGGCCGGCTTCGCCATGATCTCGATCCCTCCCTTCGTCATGGCGCTGGTGCTGATCTTCACCGTCGCGCTGCGGCTCGGCTGGCTGCCGGCGACCGGCTACGTGCCGCTGTCCGAGAGCCTGTGGGGCAATCTGCGCACCTTCGCCCTGCCGGCGCTGTCGATCGCGCTGATCGAATGGGTGACGCTGATGCGGCTGCTGCGCAACGACATGATCATGACGCTGCAGGAGGATTTCATCGCCATGGCCCGGGCCAAGGGCCTGCCAGCCTGGCGCATCCTGTTGCGCCATGCGCTGCGGCCGTCGTCGTTCAGCCTGATCACGATTCTCGGCCTGCAGATCGGTGCGCTGATCGGCGGCACGCTGATCATCGAGTCGATCTTCGCCCTGCCCGGCATCGGCCGGCTGCTCCTGACGGGGATCTTCAGCCGCGACTACGTGGTGGTCCAGGGCTGCATCCTGTTCATCGCCGTCGCCTACGTGGTGATCAACTTCCTGGTCGACCTGACCTACAGCTTCCTCGACCCGCGCATCCGGGTGGGCGGGCGCGATGGTTGA
- a CDS encoding carboxypeptidase M32, whose amino-acid sequence MTPSNSYTQLEARFRRLSLIGGAQAILGWDRSVMMPTGSAEDRAEQSAALGVIAHELISAPEVGDLLASAEQRTADLDAWQLANLREMRRQWVHGTALTADLVERRTRAISRAEMAWREAKARNDYAALLPHLQAVLDVTREAGQAKAARLGCSLYEALLDEYEPDGRTARIDALFADLEAFLPPLLGEVLERQAARPAPLPLEGPFPIETQRALGLEMMKAVGFDFARGRLDVSAHPFTGGTPDDVRITTRYDEADFARALMGVLHETGHAMYEAGLPAHWRHQPVGASRGMAIHESQSLLLEMQACRGRAFIDFAAPRMAAAFGGKGAAWSADNIHRLYTVVKPGFIRVDADEVTYPLHVILRYRLERAMIAGDLKLADLPGAWNEGMEKSLGVRPPTDTLGCLQDIHWPDGGWGYFPTYTMGALAAAQLFAAARAADPDIEPGLARGDFAPLYRWLRETVHSQGSLLSTDALLEQATGAPLGTAAFKAHLKTRYLP is encoded by the coding sequence ATGACACCGTCGAATTCCTACACCCAGCTCGAAGCGCGCTTCCGGCGCCTGTCGCTGATCGGCGGGGCGCAGGCGATCCTCGGCTGGGATCGCTCGGTGATGATGCCGACCGGCAGCGCTGAAGACCGCGCCGAGCAATCCGCCGCGCTGGGCGTGATCGCGCACGAGCTGATCTCGGCGCCCGAGGTCGGCGATCTGCTGGCCTCGGCCGAGCAGCGCACGGCCGATCTCGACGCCTGGCAGCTCGCCAACCTGCGCGAGATGCGCCGGCAATGGGTGCACGGCACGGCGCTGACCGCCGATCTCGTCGAGCGGCGCACGCGGGCGATCTCGCGCGCCGAGATGGCGTGGCGCGAGGCCAAGGCCCGGAACGACTACGCCGCGCTGCTGCCGCACCTGCAGGCCGTGCTCGACGTCACGCGCGAGGCGGGGCAGGCGAAGGCGGCCAGGCTCGGCTGCTCGCTCTACGAGGCGCTGCTCGACGAGTACGAGCCCGATGGCCGCACGGCGCGCATCGATGCGCTGTTCGCCGATCTCGAGGCCTTCCTGCCGCCGCTGCTCGGCGAGGTGCTGGAGCGCCAGGCCGCGCGGCCGGCGCCGCTGCCGCTCGAAGGCCCGTTCCCGATCGAGACGCAGCGCGCGCTCGGCCTGGAGATGATGAAGGCGGTGGGCTTCGACTTCGCCCGCGGCCGCCTCGACGTCTCGGCGCATCCCTTCACCGGCGGCACGCCCGACGACGTGCGCATCACCACGCGCTACGACGAGGCCGACTTCGCCCGTGCCCTGATGGGCGTGCTGCACGAGACCGGCCACGCGATGTACGAGGCCGGCCTGCCGGCGCACTGGCGGCACCAGCCGGTGGGCGCCTCGCGCGGCATGGCGATCCACGAATCGCAGTCGCTGCTGCTGGAGATGCAGGCCTGCCGCGGCCGCGCCTTCATCGACTTCGCCGCCCCGCGCATGGCCGCCGCCTTCGGCGGCAAAGGCGCGGCGTGGAGCGCCGACAACATCCATCGGCTCTACACCGTGGTGAAGCCCGGCTTCATCCGCGTGGACGCCGACGAGGTGACGTATCCGCTGCACGTGATCCTGCGCTACCGGCTCGAGCGCGCGATGATCGCCGGCGACCTCAAGCTCGCCGACCTGCCCGGCGCGTGGAACGAGGGCATGGAGAAATCGCTGGGCGTGCGGCCCCCCACCGACACCCTGGGCTGCCTGCAGGACATCCACTGGCCCGACGGCGGCTGGGGCTATTTTCCAACCTACACCATGGGCGCGCTGGCCGCGGCCCAGCTGTTCGCCGCCGCCCGGGCGGCCGATCCCGACATCGAGCCCGGCCTGGCGCGCGGCGACTTCGCGCCGCTCTACCGCTGGCTGCGCGAAACCGTGCACAGCCAGGGCTCGCTGCTGTCGACCGATGCACTGCTGGAACAGGCCACAGGCGCGCCGCTGGGCACGGCGGCGTTCAAGGCGCATCTGAAGACGCGGTATCTGCCTTAG
- a CDS encoding DUF1272 domain-containing protein — protein sequence MLDLRPNCECCDKDLPNGAPDALICTFECTFCVACAEARLGGRCPNCGGDLVKRPTRPADRLGRFPASTRRVRKDHAGCLDRAAA from the coding sequence ATGCTCGACCTGCGACCGAATTGCGAGTGCTGCGACAAGGACCTGCCCAACGGCGCGCCCGACGCGCTGATCTGCACCTTCGAGTGCACCTTCTGCGTGGCCTGCGCCGAGGCGCGGCTGGGCGGGCGCTGCCCGAATTGCGGCGGCGACCTGGTGAAGCGGCCGACGCGGCCGGCCGACAGGCTCGGCCGCTTTCCGGCCTCGACCCGGCGGGTGAGGAAGGACCATGCCGGCTGCCTCGACCGTGCCGCCGCCTGA
- a CDS encoding class I SAM-dependent methyltransferase, whose translation MPAASTVPPPERPRRVSGTEGYGETAATLVGPYETIAFEDVHADVLHLFPAAPRAVLDIGAGTGRDAAALARRGYDVTAVEPTPELRDHGKPLHADVPIAWIDDALPDLDVVHALRRQFDLILLTAVWMHLDPAQRRRAMPRVASLLAPGGVMPMRLRHGPVPAGRRMFDVSIEETAGLAGASGLSTIHRGRRPGLHGVPGVHWSVVVFRRD comes from the coding sequence ATGCCGGCTGCCTCGACCGTGCCGCCGCCTGAGCGGCCGCGCCGCGTCAGTGGCACCGAAGGCTATGGCGAGACGGCCGCGACGCTCGTCGGGCCATATGAAACCATAGCATTCGAGGACGTGCATGCCGACGTGCTGCACCTGTTTCCGGCCGCGCCGCGCGCCGTGCTCGACATCGGCGCCGGCACCGGCCGGGACGCGGCGGCGCTGGCCAGGCGGGGCTACGACGTCACCGCCGTCGAGCCGACGCCGGAGCTGCGCGACCATGGCAAACCATTGCATGCCGACGTGCCGATCGCCTGGATCGACGACGCGCTACCCGACCTCGACGTCGTGCATGCGCTTCGCCGGCAGTTCGACCTCATCCTGCTGACGGCGGTCTGGATGCACCTCGACCCGGCGCAGCGCCGGCGCGCCATGCCCCGGGTGGCGAGCCTGCTGGCGCCCGGCGGCGTGATGCCGATGCGGCTGCGGCACGGGCCGGTGCCCGCCGGCCGGCGCATGTTCGACGTCTCGATCGAGGAGACCGCCGGGCTGGCCGGGGCCAGCGGGCTCAGCACCATCCATCGCGGCCGGCGCCCGGGCCTGCACGGCGTGCCCGGCGTGCACTGGAGCGTCGTGGTCTTCCGCCGGGATTGA
- a CDS encoding threonine synthase, producing MRYISTRGGSQNMAERLTFEEVMLSGLARDGGLYLPESWPAFTAEDLAAYRTMPYADMAARIVAPFVGTAFSAEELLRLSRAAYATFDHPEVVPIKPLAVDNLHLMELFHGPTLAFKDVALQLLGRMLEEILTRSGRRARIVGATSGDTGSAAIEAVRGSRRVDIFMLHPQGRTSEVQRRQMTTVLSPNVHNVAIDGTFDDCQDLAKACFNDLAFRDHHRLTAVNSINWARVMAQIVYYTAAAARLGSAERPVSFCVPTGNFGNIYAAYAAKQMGAPIGRLIIATNSNDILARFIESGAQSMAAVEATLSPSMDIQVSSNFERLLFDLFDRDGRALAKAMAAFRATGTMRASAAQLLRARGIFDAGRLDDAGTLRVIAEALRDTGELLDPHTAIGYAVARQKRGDPSLPMVVLGTAHPAKFPDAVEKAVGKRPELPERLADLYKRPERCTVLGNDLQALQQLMDTTPVPR from the coding sequence ATCCGTTACATCAGCACGCGCGGCGGCTCGCAGAACATGGCCGAGCGGCTCACCTTCGAGGAGGTGATGCTCTCGGGCCTGGCGCGCGACGGCGGCCTCTATCTGCCCGAGAGCTGGCCGGCCTTCACCGCCGAGGATCTCGCGGCCTATCGCACCATGCCCTATGCCGACATGGCCGCGCGCATCGTCGCGCCCTTCGTCGGCACTGCCTTCTCGGCCGAGGAGCTGCTGCGCCTGTCGCGCGCCGCCTACGCCACCTTCGACCATCCCGAGGTGGTGCCGATCAAGCCGTTGGCGGTCGACAATCTGCACCTGATGGAGCTGTTCCACGGCCCGACGCTCGCCTTCAAGGACGTGGCGCTGCAGCTGCTCGGCCGCATGCTCGAGGAGATCCTGACCCGCTCGGGCAGGCGCGCGCGCATCGTCGGCGCGACCTCGGGCGACACCGGCTCGGCGGCGATCGAGGCGGTACGCGGCAGCCGGCGCGTCGACATCTTCATGCTGCATCCGCAGGGCCGCACCTCGGAGGTGCAGCGCCGGCAGATGACCACGGTGCTGTCGCCCAACGTGCACAACGTGGCGATCGACGGCACCTTCGACGACTGCCAGGATCTCGCCAAGGCCTGCTTCAACGATCTCGCCTTCCGCGACCATCACCGGCTCACGGCGGTGAACTCGATCAACTGGGCGCGGGTGATGGCGCAGATCGTCTACTACACCGCCGCCGCGGCGCGCCTGGGCTCGGCCGAGCGGCCGGTGTCGTTCTGCGTGCCGACGGGCAATTTCGGCAACATCTACGCCGCCTACGCCGCCAAGCAGATGGGTGCGCCGATCGGCCGGCTGATCATAGCAACCAATAGCAACGACATCCTGGCGCGCTTCATCGAGAGCGGCGCGCAGAGCATGGCCGCCGTCGAGGCGACGCTGTCGCCCAGCATGGACATTCAGGTGTCGAGCAATTTCGAGCGCCTGCTGTTCGACCTGTTCGACCGCGACGGCCGCGCGCTGGCCAAGGCGATGGCCGCGTTCCGCGCCACCGGCACGATGCGCGCCAGCGCCGCGCAGCTCCTGCGCGCGCGCGGCATCTTCGACGCCGGCCGCCTCGACGATGCCGGCACCTTGCGCGTCATCGCCGAGGCGCTGCGCGACACCGGCGAGCTGCTCGATCCGCACACCGCGATCGGCTACGCCGTGGCGCGCCAGAAGCGCGGCGATCCGTCCCTGCCGATGGTCGTGCTCGGCACCGCGCATCCCGCGAAGTTCCCCGACGCCGTCGAGAAAGCGGTGGGCAAGCGGCCGGAGCTGCCCGAGCGGCTGGCGGATCTCTACAAGCGTCCCGAACGTTGTACGGTGCTGGGCAACGACCTGCAGGCGCTGCAGCAGCTGATGGACACCACCCCGGTGCCGCGATGA
- a CDS encoding insulinase family protein has product MSVRLTTLDNGLRVVTDTMDSVETVALGVWIAAGARHESGERNGLAHMLEHMAFKGTRRRTARGIAEEIETVGGSLNAYTGRETTAYHATILKEDVALAVDLIADILLDSTFVEEEMSRERGVILQEIGQAHDTPDDIIFDRFQEVAFPGQPLGRPVLGTEKTVTAISREDLLAWLSTRYHGGRMVLSAAGAIEHERFVELAAKAFARVPRSGGGVQPVAAQYIGGDRRDEDELEQVHLLIGTEGFSYHDPDHHALAVFSTLFGGGMSSRLFQRIREERGLVYSISSFTSSYRDGGLFGIYAGTGAESLAELVPMVCAEFTTIADTVQDSEIARARAQLKAGVLMALESTHARCEQAARHLLTYDRVIPAAETVARIEAVDRAAVQRVARRLLAGKPSVCALGPVGGLETYDSITARLRA; this is encoded by the coding sequence ATGAGCGTCCGCCTCACCACGCTCGACAACGGATTGCGTGTCGTGACCGACACCATGGACTCGGTCGAGACCGTGGCGCTGGGCGTGTGGATCGCCGCCGGCGCGCGGCACGAGAGCGGGGAGCGCAACGGGCTGGCGCACATGCTCGAGCACATGGCGTTCAAGGGCACCAGGCGGCGCACCGCGCGCGGCATCGCCGAGGAGATCGAGACCGTCGGCGGCAGCCTCAACGCCTATACCGGCCGCGAGACCACGGCCTATCACGCCACCATCCTCAAGGAGGACGTGGCGCTGGCCGTCGACCTGATCGCCGACATTCTCCTCGATTCGACCTTCGTCGAGGAGGAGATGAGCCGCGAGCGCGGCGTGATCCTGCAGGAGATCGGCCAGGCGCACGACACGCCCGACGACATCATCTTCGATCGCTTCCAGGAGGTCGCGTTCCCCGGCCAGCCGCTCGGCCGGCCGGTGCTCGGAACCGAAAAGACGGTGACGGCGATCTCGCGCGAGGACCTCCTCGCCTGGCTCAGCACGCGCTATCACGGCGGGCGCATGGTGCTGTCGGCCGCCGGCGCGATCGAGCACGAGCGCTTCGTCGAGCTCGCGGCCAAGGCCTTCGCGCGCGTGCCGCGATCGGGCGGCGGCGTCCAGCCCGTGGCTGCGCAGTACATCGGCGGCGACCGCCGGGACGAAGACGAGCTGGAGCAGGTGCACCTGCTGATCGGCACCGAGGGCTTCTCGTATCACGACCCCGACCACCACGCGCTGGCGGTGTTCTCGACCCTGTTCGGCGGCGGCATGTCCTCGCGCCTGTTCCAGCGCATCCGCGAGGAGCGCGGGCTGGTCTACAGCATCTCGTCCTTCACCTCGTCCTATCGCGACGGCGGGCTGTTCGGCATCTACGCCGGCACCGGCGCGGAAAGCCTGGCCGAGCTGGTGCCGATGGTCTGCGCCGAGTTCACCACGATCGCCGATACGGTGCAGGACAGCGAGATCGCCCGTGCCCGCGCCCAGCTCAAGGCCGGCGTGCTGATGGCCCTGGAGTCGACCCATGCCCGCTGCGAGCAGGCGGCGCGGCATCTGTTGACCTATGACCGGGTGATTCCCGCGGCCGAGACCGTGGCGCGCATCGAGGCCGTCGACCGTGCCGCCGTGCAGCGGGTCGCCCGTCGGCTGCTGGCCGGCAAGCCCAGCGTCTGCGCTCTCGGGCCGGTCGGCGGGCTGGAGACCTACGACTCGATCACGGCTCGCCTGCGCGCGTAG
- a CDS encoding GNAT family N-acetyltransferase, whose amino-acid sequence MFRLSDVPLALASTPRLPSERVFLRMPNLDDWREWAELRAASRAFLTPWEPSWTEDALTRDSYRRRLRHYMQEWRAGEGYTFFIFLNDTRRLTGGISVSNVRRGVAQSASIGYWMGQRYAGHGYMTEGLAALLPFMFDEVRLRRLEAACLPSNEPSKSVLRKVGFREEGLARQYLKINGIWHDHVLFALLAEDWRRQFAER is encoded by the coding sequence ATGTTCCGCCTTTCCGACGTGCCACTCGCGCTGGCCTCGACGCCGCGCCTGCCGTCGGAGCGCGTCTTCCTGCGCATGCCTAACCTCGACGACTGGCGCGAATGGGCGGAGTTGCGCGCCGCCAGCCGCGCCTTCCTGACGCCGTGGGAACCTTCGTGGACGGAGGACGCGCTGACGCGCGATTCCTATCGCCGCCGCCTGCGCCACTACATGCAGGAATGGCGCGCGGGCGAGGGTTACACCTTCTTCATCTTCCTCAACGACACGCGCCGGCTGACCGGCGGCATCTCGGTGTCCAACGTGCGCCGCGGCGTCGCCCAGAGCGCAAGCATCGGCTACTGGATGGGCCAGCGCTATGCCGGCCATGGCTACATGACCGAGGGCCTGGCGGCGCTGCTGCCCTTCATGTTCGACGAGGTGCGCCTGCGCCGCCTCGAAGCCGCCTGCCTGCCGAGCAACGAGCCCAGCAAGTCGGTGCTGCGCAAGGTCGGCTTCCGCGAGGAAGGGCTGGCGCGTCAGTACCTTAAGATCAATGGCATATGGCACGACCACGTGCTGTTCGCGCTGCTCGCCGAGGATTGGCGCCGGCAGTTCGCCGAGCGCTGA
- a CDS encoding twitch domain-containing radical SAM protein, which yields MNWPDPKTFCALPFEHLCIGPEGTARVCCVAHDNVSQHGAPMSLNVNTMDEIWNSAYMRNIRRGMMRGERVSACEVCYESEAASGQSYRTHTGLEPIMGRKRTAASLSHYGADANYRVDRAPSFIKLEISNLCNLKCRMCYGAASSQIERDPVHSRWSGGVDPLHAIWRGASARLGPEPRIGVRTSGLHPHEYYDGIVRSWTDGHATMNVPLPADIRLHSLEIGFHHAGRRGQHYRIVINGRPMASGALNEGDAPVVIDLNGFEGGRELIVEFISNRIIEKAGEVERGVPLTHVMLNRHTHEASVAHPQLLSPPTDRDEPWYMNDDKVFGDALKSIDSLERLYITGGEPLINDRVADILGYLVDTGAASRIHLELSTNCTSVNPRYIERIKKFRHVEMLLSLDAVGDIYEYIRYPARWSTVEANVRKLKYEHGLLCKVPPVIQVYNVLNLVEIFRFCDSMDMDITMNILHMPDRLAIHHLPPRVRKAAAAKLRAYHDSDCRDLTKPQVMSLVRYLDTMDTPFKPDVVRELMLFSNDLDATRGQSFRKTHAEMVQLLAEDGFEWTDETRFVSGETKMRPASERDYAWL from the coding sequence TTGAACTGGCCTGACCCGAAGACTTTCTGCGCCTTGCCTTTCGAGCATCTGTGCATTGGACCCGAGGGCACAGCGCGCGTCTGCTGCGTGGCGCACGACAATGTGAGCCAGCACGGCGCACCGATGTCTCTCAACGTCAACACGATGGACGAGATCTGGAACTCCGCCTACATGCGCAATATCCGGCGCGGCATGATGCGGGGTGAGCGGGTATCGGCGTGCGAGGTGTGCTACGAAAGCGAGGCCGCGAGCGGCCAAAGCTATCGTACGCATACCGGCCTCGAGCCCATCATGGGGCGCAAACGCACGGCGGCGTCGCTGAGCCACTACGGTGCGGACGCGAACTACCGCGTCGATCGCGCGCCCAGCTTCATCAAGCTCGAGATCAGCAATCTCTGCAATCTGAAGTGCCGCATGTGCTACGGCGCCGCCAGCTCGCAGATCGAGCGCGATCCGGTGCACAGCAGGTGGAGCGGCGGCGTCGATCCGCTGCATGCGATCTGGCGCGGAGCCAGTGCCCGGCTGGGGCCGGAGCCACGCATTGGCGTGCGGACGTCGGGCCTTCATCCGCACGAGTACTACGACGGGATCGTGCGGTCGTGGACCGACGGGCACGCGACCATGAACGTGCCGCTGCCGGCCGATATACGGCTGCACAGCCTGGAGATCGGGTTCCACCACGCGGGGAGAAGGGGGCAACACTACCGCATCGTCATCAACGGCCGCCCCATGGCGAGCGGCGCACTGAACGAGGGCGACGCGCCTGTCGTGATCGACCTGAACGGCTTCGAGGGCGGTCGCGAACTGATCGTCGAGTTCATAAGCAACCGCATCATCGAGAAGGCGGGCGAGGTCGAGCGCGGCGTTCCGCTGACACACGTGATGCTGAATCGTCACACGCACGAAGCCTCGGTAGCGCATCCGCAGTTGCTCTCGCCGCCGACGGACAGGGACGAACCTTGGTACATGAACGATGACAAGGTGTTCGGCGATGCGCTGAAATCGATTGACTCGCTGGAGCGGCTGTACATCACCGGTGGCGAGCCTCTGATCAACGATCGAGTGGCCGACATCCTGGGCTATCTCGTCGACACGGGCGCCGCCAGCCGCATCCACCTCGAGCTGTCGACCAACTGCACCAGCGTCAACCCGCGCTACATCGAGCGCATCAAGAAGTTCCGTCACGTCGAGATGCTGCTCAGCCTCGATGCGGTCGGAGACATCTACGAGTACATCCGCTATCCGGCGCGCTGGAGCACGGTCGAAGCCAATGTGCGGAAGCTGAAATACGAGCACGGCCTGCTGTGCAAGGTGCCGCCGGTCATCCAGGTCTACAACGTGCTCAACCTGGTCGAGATCTTCCGGTTCTGTGACTCGATGGACATGGATATCACCATGAACATCCTGCACATGCCCGACAGACTGGCGATCCACCACCTGCCGCCGCGGGTGCGCAAGGCCGCTGCGGCCAAGCTGCGTGCCTACCACGACAGCGACTGCCGCGATCTCACCAAGCCGCAGGTCATGTCGCTGGTTCGCTATCTCGACACGATGGACACGCCATTCAAGCCCGACGTGGTCCGCGAGCTGATGCTGTTCTCCAACGATCTCGACGCGACGCGCGGGCAGAGCTTCCGCAAAACCCACGCGGAGATGGTCCAGTTGCTGGCCGAAGATGGCTTCGAGTGGACCGACGAGACGCGATTCGTGAGCGGCGAGACCAAGATGCGGCCCGCGAGCGAGCGCGACTACGCCTGGCTTTGA
- a CDS encoding glycosyltransferase family 2 protein: MPSARPLVTALINSYNYGRYLPFAINSVLDQSYPNIEIIVIDDGSTDHTADVLTGYKDKVRWIRTENGGQGHAFNIGIPLASGELVMMLDADDTWLPKKVERMVEVAGQRPEAVMLYHRFQNVGPNGDKLGAPQPHALTDGNYRRKYIRSGGSWWSPITSVLTVRTQHIKRALPIPTYALREGADTLLTDFCALTGEIASVPDTLTNRLLHGSNLYASGRDDRSYRSKETREADVRRIEWRMFCLRQVIERDGGKFNVELDRNEWRVTNLYWLGRVSLWDVVWASLRCPEHSMKERVQRLKWVLANKRLYRAD; encoded by the coding sequence ATGCCCAGCGCCCGCCCGCTCGTTACGGCCCTGATCAATTCCTACAATTATGGCCGATACCTTCCTTTCGCGATCAACAGCGTCCTGGATCAGTCCTATCCGAACATCGAGATCATCGTCATCGACGACGGCTCGACGGATCACACGGCCGATGTACTGACGGGATACAAGGACAAGGTCCGCTGGATCCGCACGGAGAATGGCGGACAGGGGCACGCCTTCAACATCGGAATTCCGCTCGCTTCAGGCGAGCTTGTCATGATGCTGGACGCCGACGACACATGGCTGCCGAAGAAGGTCGAGCGCATGGTCGAGGTCGCGGGCCAGCGTCCTGAGGCGGTCATGCTCTACCACCGCTTCCAGAACGTCGGTCCCAACGGCGACAAGCTGGGAGCGCCGCAGCCGCATGCGCTGACCGACGGCAATTATCGCAGGAAGTACATCCGCTCCGGCGGCTCGTGGTGGAGCCCGATCACGTCGGTGCTGACGGTGCGGACCCAGCACATCAAGCGCGCCCTGCCAATCCCGACCTACGCATTGCGCGAGGGCGCCGACACGCTGCTCACCGATTTCTGCGCCCTGACGGGCGAGATCGCGTCGGTGCCGGATACGCTCACCAACCGGCTGCTGCACGGCTCCAATCTCTACGCGTCGGGCCGAGATGACCGGTCGTACCGGTCGAAGGAGACCCGCGAGGCCGATGTCCGCCGCATCGAGTGGCGCATGTTCTGCCTGCGACAGGTGATCGAGCGCGACGGCGGCAAGTTCAACGTAGAGCTCGACCGCAACGAGTGGCGAGTCACCAATCTCTATTGGCTGGGGCGCGTCTCGCTGTGGGATGTCGTCTGGGCCAGCCTGCGGTGCCCGGAACACTCGATGAAGGAGCGGGTCCAGCGGCTGAAGTGGGTTCTCGCCAACAAGCGACTGTACCGCGCGGACTGA
- a CDS encoding MFS transporter, with translation MLAAQTLTAFAWQAIPVLAPAASASYGIGDEYIGFLTSLVYLFAMISALVGGSMATHFGAITVSQRALLCCAIGALLFGVGSYWTIIFVGVLIGCGYGPPTPASSQVLARVTPPRLANVVFSIKQTGIPLGGVLAGATIPWVERLWGWQIAAFVVSMACVVLAFALQPMRQVYDIEGKLNAHMPTPRLRDFLRPVREVWRRPQLRRLAMASTFFSATQGALSAFIVIYGVNHLHMSLVKAGALASMLALSGIIGRIAWGIIAEVTRKPRHVLLGFAVSMTIGLVALALAQPSWPLVTYYALVVFLGLTAISWTGVYVAEIARLAPPGRAGEITGGTVVFTFAGPLVSPALFSIALVVTGSYAWGFGLLAAGTFAAIILMIQVLRAGPDPEEAETTSPDG, from the coding sequence ATGCTGGCGGCGCAGACGCTGACCGCTTTCGCCTGGCAGGCGATCCCGGTCCTGGCGCCGGCCGCCAGCGCCAGCTACGGCATCGGTGACGAGTACATCGGCTTCCTCACCTCGCTGGTCTACCTGTTCGCCATGATCTCCGCCCTGGTCGGCGGTTCGATGGCGACGCATTTTGGCGCGATCACGGTGAGCCAGCGGGCACTGCTCTGCTGCGCCATCGGCGCGCTGCTGTTCGGAGTTGGCAGCTACTGGACCATCATCTTCGTCGGCGTGCTGATCGGCTGCGGCTACGGCCCGCCGACCCCGGCCAGCTCGCAGGTGCTGGCGCGCGTCACGCCGCCGCGCCTGGCAAATGTCGTGTTCTCGATCAAGCAGACCGGCATTCCGTTGGGCGGCGTGCTGGCGGGTGCGACCATCCCGTGGGTCGAGCGTCTGTGGGGCTGGCAGATCGCCGCCTTCGTGGTGTCGATGGCCTGCGTAGTGCTGGCATTCGCGCTGCAGCCGATGCGGCAAGTCTACGACATCGAGGGCAAGCTCAACGCCCACATGCCGACACCCCGGTTGCGCGACTTCCTCAGGCCGGTGCGTGAAGTCTGGCGCCGTCCGCAGCTGCGCCGCCTGGCAATGGCCTCGACCTTCTTCTCGGCGACACAGGGCGCGCTATCGGCGTTCATCGTGATCTACGGCGTCAATCACCTGCATATGTCGCTGGTCAAGGCGGGGGCGCTTGCCTCGATGCTGGCCCTGTCGGGCATCATCGGCCGCATCGCCTGGGGCATCATCGCCGAGGTCACGCGCAAGCCGCGTCACGTGCTGCTGGGCTTTGCCGTGTCGATGACCATCGGCCTCGTCGCGCTGGCGCTGGCGCAGCCGAGCTGGCCACTGGTCACCTACTATGCGCTGGTGGTCTTCCTCGGACTGACGGCCATCAGCTGGACCGGCGTCTACGTCGCGGAGATCGCGCGACTGGCGCCGCCGGGGCGCGCCGGCGAGATCACCGGCGGCACCGTGGTCTTCACCTTCGCCGGCCCGCTGGTCAGCCCGGCGCTGTTCAGCATCGCGCTCGTCGTGACCGGATCCTATGCCTGGGGTTTCGGCCTGCTGGCTGCCGGCACCTTCGCCGCCATCATCCTGATGATCCAGGTGCTGCGCGCCGGTCCTGACCCGGAAGAAGCGGAAACGACGAGTCCTGACGGCTGA